In Archangium violaceum, the following are encoded in one genomic region:
- a CDS encoding trypsin-like peptidase domain-containing protein, whose translation MTKRLNPQKSALAGALVLALPILAPAQTAAPSSNPVQPATREAQALPSLAPLVESVKGAVVNVDVQAKASRSEGFGQDNPLFDRFFGNGGGGQGQRREQLRQGAGSGFIIDPKGLVLTNNHVIEGAVTIRVRMDDGRSFDAKIVGRDPLTDVALIQLQGKVENLPFVKLGDSDALRVGDWLLAIGNPFGLASSVSSGILSARARDIHSGPYDDFLQTDAAINPGNSGGPLFNMKGEVVGINTAIVGGGTGIGFAVPSNMVKALLPQLEKDGAVTRAWLGIGIQDLTGDLAKAMSLPVNEGAIVSQVNDNSPAGKAGMRADDVIVAIDGRKVGSGGELTRTVALKKPGTTSVLDVFRDGKRQELKVQLGTRPDLEGVSVRQRRGGDEETEQSSKARVGVSLSNVDPRIVERTGLTSTQGALVTDVLPGSPAERAELEPGMVVVEVDRKPVRNAEELAKLIRKASPGSTLLLRVETPGGGRFLRALRVP comes from the coding sequence ATGACCAAGCGACTGAACCCCCAGAAGAGCGCCCTCGCGGGTGCTCTCGTCCTCGCGCTGCCGATCCTCGCGCCCGCCCAGACGGCGGCTCCGTCCTCCAACCCCGTCCAGCCCGCCACCCGGGAAGCGCAGGCCCTGCCTTCGCTGGCCCCGCTCGTGGAGTCGGTGAAGGGCGCCGTCGTCAACGTGGACGTGCAAGCCAAGGCCTCCAGGTCCGAGGGCTTCGGACAGGACAATCCCCTCTTCGATCGCTTCTTCGGAAACGGAGGCGGAGGCCAGGGTCAGAGGCGCGAGCAGCTCCGCCAGGGCGCGGGCTCGGGCTTCATCATCGACCCCAAGGGCCTGGTGTTGACCAACAATCACGTCATCGAAGGAGCGGTGACGATCCGCGTCCGCATGGACGACGGGCGCAGCTTCGACGCGAAGATCGTCGGGAGGGATCCGCTCACCGACGTGGCGCTCATCCAGCTCCAGGGCAAGGTGGAGAACCTGCCGTTCGTGAAGCTGGGAGACTCGGACGCGCTGCGCGTGGGTGACTGGCTGTTGGCCATCGGCAACCCGTTCGGGCTGGCCTCGAGCGTGAGCAGCGGCATCCTGTCGGCGAGGGCGCGCGACATCCACTCCGGCCCGTATGACGACTTCCTCCAGACGGACGCCGCCATCAACCCGGGCAACTCGGGTGGCCCGCTCTTCAACATGAAGGGCGAGGTGGTGGGCATCAACACCGCCATCGTGGGTGGTGGCACGGGCATCGGCTTCGCGGTGCCGAGCAACATGGTGAAGGCGCTGCTGCCGCAGCTGGAGAAGGACGGCGCGGTGACGCGCGCGTGGCTGGGCATCGGCATCCAGGATCTGACGGGCGACCTGGCCAAGGCGATGTCGCTGCCCGTGAACGAGGGCGCCATCGTGTCGCAGGTGAACGACAACTCCCCGGCGGGCAAGGCCGGCATGAGGGCGGATGACGTCATCGTGGCCATCGACGGGCGGAAGGTGGGCTCGGGCGGTGAGCTCACCCGCACGGTGGCGCTGAAGAAGCCGGGCACCACCTCGGTGCTGGACGTGTTCCGGGACGGCAAGCGGCAGGAGCTGAAGGTGCAGCTCGGGACGCGGCCGGACCTGGAGGGGGTGAGCGTGCGCCAGCGCCGCGGTGGCGACGAGGAGACCGAGCAGTCCTCGAAGGCGCGCGTGGGCGTGTCGCTGAGCAACGTGGATCCGCGCATCGTGGAGCGCACGGGGCTGACGTCGACGCAGGGCGCGCTGGTGACGGACGTGCTGCCGGGCTCGCCGGCGGAGCGCGCGGAGCTGGAGCCGGGCATGGTGGTGGTGGAGGTGGATCGCAAGCCGGTGCGCAACGCCGAGGAGCTGGCGAAGCTCATCCGCAAGGCGTCCCCGGGCAGCACGCTGCTGCTGCGCGTGGAGACACCGGGTGGCGGGCGCTTCCTGCGCGCCCTGCGCGTCCCCTGA
- a CDS encoding tetratricopeptide repeat protein codes for MSSTLPKHKAVKLYERARTLLAREEFSEAEKILRDLAAHDSLGRPEVPAALGDVHLGRGEYDAAASAYREGLSRFPGNRDLTARVGLVLIRQDRFEEAVALMGQLELKGLGPDLLTQYGYALARLERYAASERIFARAVAGGAGPEARMLLARVRAKLGRYEEAANMCRSLREGDVPAEVQSEAKGLLADCLLMQGQAAPALGLWKEQRAAGELQPEQLGHMAYAAQLAGEPGLCDQLITERLGSVPTAEDRLLFAQIANLRNRPEDALEHLAVAEAATGEHYKGFIFELEATRGRALRLLGRRQEAREALARASGHAESQGKLGPQLQVDLGHLSAEEGDFESAEKSFQAALEMDPDEPEARRGLELTRRREAWRTQLQANVEAQVEAAKAESDALRRRFVARESELEALRRELETLRAAQAQAEEKARRAEEEARAAQASARAEQARRTREELEQRETEIDAKARENVERGLGKALATCPPPLLQAMMVAERTYQKALYTDLPAAAVAVLFAGALERALYTLFVERFRQWLDARGQLKDFLQAATREKRGRKVEYFDNFAAAFDPERPGRPPSMGEVARVLQRREEPYLHLFLAFLTERYPLPGRLLDVLADFVIQAKERLRDPVAHGRAVEMGYEELKVLRERLLFALEPGQPGALALLLGV; via the coding sequence GTGAGCTCCACGCTGCCCAAGCACAAGGCCGTCAAGCTCTACGAGAGGGCTCGCACCCTGCTGGCCCGCGAGGAGTTCAGCGAGGCCGAGAAGATCCTCCGCGACCTGGCGGCCCATGACAGCCTGGGTCGGCCCGAGGTGCCGGCGGCGCTGGGGGACGTGCACCTGGGCCGGGGCGAGTACGACGCGGCGGCGTCCGCCTACCGCGAGGGCCTGTCGCGCTTCCCGGGCAACAGGGATCTGACGGCCCGTGTCGGGCTGGTGCTCATCCGCCAGGACCGCTTCGAGGAGGCGGTGGCGCTGATGGGGCAGCTCGAGCTCAAGGGGCTCGGGCCGGATCTGCTCACCCAGTACGGCTATGCGCTGGCGCGGCTGGAGCGCTACGCGGCCTCCGAGCGCATCTTCGCGCGGGCGGTGGCCGGAGGCGCCGGGCCCGAGGCGAGGATGCTGCTGGCGCGCGTGCGCGCGAAGCTGGGCCGCTACGAGGAGGCGGCCAACATGTGCCGGAGCCTCCGCGAGGGCGATGTGCCCGCGGAGGTGCAGTCCGAGGCGAAGGGGCTGCTGGCCGACTGCCTCCTCATGCAGGGGCAGGCCGCGCCCGCGCTCGGGCTGTGGAAGGAGCAGCGCGCGGCGGGCGAGCTGCAACCGGAGCAACTGGGGCACATGGCGTACGCGGCGCAGCTCGCCGGGGAGCCGGGGCTGTGCGATCAGCTCATCACCGAGCGGCTGGGCTCCGTGCCCACGGCGGAGGATCGGCTCCTGTTCGCGCAGATCGCCAACCTGCGCAATCGCCCGGAGGACGCGCTGGAGCACCTGGCGGTCGCGGAGGCGGCGACGGGCGAGCACTACAAGGGCTTCATCTTCGAGCTGGAGGCCACGCGGGGCCGCGCGCTGCGGTTGCTGGGACGGCGTCAGGAGGCGCGTGAGGCACTGGCGCGGGCCTCGGGGCACGCGGAGTCCCAGGGCAAGCTGGGGCCTCAGCTGCAGGTGGACCTGGGTCACCTGTCGGCGGAGGAGGGGGACTTCGAGTCCGCCGAGAAGTCCTTCCAGGCGGCGCTCGAGATGGACCCCGACGAGCCCGAGGCGCGGCGGGGCCTGGAGCTGACGCGGCGCCGCGAGGCGTGGCGCACGCAGTTGCAGGCCAACGTGGAGGCGCAGGTGGAGGCGGCGAAGGCCGAGTCCGATGCCTTGCGCCGGCGCTTCGTGGCCCGTGAGAGCGAGCTGGAGGCCCTGCGCCGTGAGCTGGAGACGCTCCGGGCGGCCCAGGCCCAGGCCGAGGAGAAGGCTCGCCGGGCGGAGGAGGAGGCGAGGGCGGCGCAGGCGTCGGCGCGCGCGGAGCAGGCCCGGCGCACCCGCGAGGAGCTCGAGCAGCGCGAGACGGAGATCGACGCCAAGGCCCGCGAGAACGTGGAGCGGGGGCTGGGCAAGGCACTGGCCACGTGCCCGCCGCCGCTGCTGCAGGCGATGATGGTGGCGGAGCGCACGTACCAGAAGGCCCTCTACACGGATCTGCCCGCGGCGGCGGTAGCGGTGCTGTTCGCGGGAGCGCTGGAGCGCGCGCTGTACACGCTCTTCGTGGAGCGCTTCCGCCAGTGGCTGGACGCCCGGGGCCAGCTCAAGGACTTCCTCCAGGCGGCCACGCGCGAGAAGCGCGGCCGGAAGGTGGAGTACTTCGACAACTTCGCCGCCGCCTTCGATCCCGAGCGGCCCGGCCGTCCGCCCTCCATGGGCGAGGTGGCGCGCGTCCTTCAGCGGCGCGAGGAGCCCTACCTCCACCTCTTCCTGGCCTTCCTCACGGAGCGCTACCCCCTGCCTGGGCGCCTGCTGGACGTGCTGGCGGACTTCGTCATCCAGGCCAAGGAGCGCCTGAGGGATCCGGTCGCCCATGGCCGCGCGGTGGAGATGGGCTACGAGGAGCTGAAGGTGCTGCGCGAGCGGCTGCTGTTCGCCCTCGAACCGGGCCAGCCCGGGGCACTCGCCCTGTTGCTGGGGGTGTAA